A window of Marmota flaviventris isolate mMarFla1 chromosome 11, mMarFla1.hap1, whole genome shotgun sequence genomic DNA:
gctccTCAAAATGTTTTTTGAGAGGGGCCTTCCCAGTGGCCAGTGCCATTCTCCCATGCTGGGGTGCAGCAGACGATGGTGACAGCAGTGTGCAGTCTGTATGGAAGTGCCCAGGTTCTCACAGCCAGTTTCTACGGCCCGCACGCGTGTTACAGAACTGCTCAGGGTCCCTGGCTTGGTAGTTCTGCCCTAACTCTTCCTGAGTAGCTTGCCCTCAGACCCAAGCAGCTTCCTAGGCCTCCAAGCCCTGGGCCAGCTGAGTGCTGCCAGGCTGGGCTGAGAAACGGCCAAGGGTAGCTCTGGCCACAGACCATGTCCCATCTCTTCTTCCCCAGTGCTGTCTTCATCGTCACCTACCTGACCCTTGCCTGCTGCCAGGGACCCAGGTGAGTTCCAGAGCCTTAGACAATGAGGAGAGAAAAGGGTGGGACAGGAGCGAGTATTTTGGGAAGAAAATGGATTCCTTGTAGTGGTCGAATGGAGACTTACAAGAAGTACTGTGgtagtggtgatgatgatgatgatgatgatgatgatgatgatgatgtcggTGACTACCGTTCAGAGGTTTACAAAGTACTGTGTGAGATATATTTAGCTATCATTTTTACAGCAACCCTGCAAGATATGTAGAATTTTAACCATTTAataaacaggaaagagaaaaggaaaaaggcagtgtggggaggggggaagggaaaagaaaaatgagagggaaaaaaagaacccCAAACCAAACAGGAAGAActcaaggctcagagaggctggaCAACTTTCTCACAGTCACACAGGTAGTCGGAGTAACAGTGGCAAACAGTTTCAGGTCTTTCTGGCTCCATAGCACAGGTCCACTCCACTGCTCCATGTTGTCCTTTTGAACCCCCCTGAGCAGGTACCAAAGCCATGCAAGCCTTCCCTTCCCCAGAGCAGGGCTTGTCCCTGCAGGCACAGGAGCCAGGTGCTCCCTTGTGCTGAGGGAACCTCTAGGATCTGACTTCTCTAAGTCATGTAACCAGGCCTTTTCTTCCCCCTAAGGCGCCGGTTCCCATGGAACATCATCCTGCTGGCTCTCTTTGTAAGTCTAGAAGGGTAGGGGAGCGCTGtcccagggaagggaaggagataTCACTGGGGAAGGATGTCCCTGGCTTTCTCCCCCTTCTTATCCTTACTGCTAGCTCTGGGTCCTCTCTGTGGCTGCATCTTTCCAGCTCAGTCTAATCTACTCCCAGCTCTATAAGGCCACTGTGGTCATCCCCCAGTGCCTTTacacgtgctgggcaagtgctctaccactgaacttcaccCAGTGCCTGCTGTTCTTAAGTgtcttctttgtttctcttcctcAGACTTTTGCCATGGGCTTTATGACAGGCACCATTTCCAGGTACATGCAAGGGCAATCTACCACCTTCATGTAAAGTGTGTATTCTTGGGGAGCAGCTGTTCCTGGGCTGGTGGTCATCTGTGGGGATGGGTTCTGGGTGGAATCTTCTGGAAGCGGAGAGTTTGAAGTCATTTGTATGTGGCTTATGCCTCTGGCTTCTCTTAACTCCTTCTTTCCAGTATGTATCAGACCAAAGCTGTCATCATTGCAATGATCATCACTGCTGTGGTGTCCATTTCTGTCACCATCTTCTGCTTTCAGACCAAGGTGAGGGAATGGAGGGTTCTTCCCTGGCACCTGCCTCTCTTTATTATGAAACCTGGCCCTTTGGGTTTGGCATTTGAATGGCCTGGGAGGGCCCAGATCCATATAGACCAGGGATTTCCGTTAGAGACCTAATCCCCTTTCCCATATCTACACCTGCATAGCTGCCTCCTATGTCTGTCCTTAGCATGACATGGTCATTACTGTGTCTCCAGGAGGCAGAACTGGGACTCTCAGGCAGGGTGGCAGGGTGGCAAGGCCAGTCTAGTCTGGCTGGGCTGCTAGTGACGGCAGTTGTCTGACAGGTACCTCATTCCTCTTCCTGGCAGGTGGACTTCACCTCGTGCACAGGCCTCTTCTGTGTCCTGGGAATTGTGCTGATGGTGACTGGGATTGTCACTAGCATTGTGCTGTACTTCAAATATGTGAGTGTCCCATGAGGGCTGAGGCCACTGAACCCAGTCCTCATTGCAGACTCCCTGTGTAGCAGAATGTAGCAGGGCCCCTCATCTGGGCAGGATGACCTCAGAACCTTCCAGTGGCTAGCAAAGGCATCCACATACAAGCACCATCCTTTTGGGTTAGGGAATAGTCAGTGTCTCTTTGGAAAGAGCCACAGCACTGGGAGCCCTGGACAGCGCCACTGAGTTCCTATGGGAAGTAGTAGATTAGAGCTGACAGCTGAAACCAGGTTCTACGAGGCAGACTAGAAGAGGAACCCAGAGGAACAAGATGGGTGTGGAAGGGACTTTGGAGATGTCTGGAGCTGAGTCCTTTGACTATAGTCAGCTAAAGGAAAACATGAGGTCCCCAGGCTGATGACCATCTCACCATGGACTGGCCTTGTCCTTCTGTGGACAGGCACCTACAGGAGAGTGAAGCAGGGCTGCCTTGTGGGCACCCCCTAATTCTGAACCTCATCAGGGTGGTTGCAGGCTAGGGTTTCCCTCCCTCCTAGCTCTTCTTCATTCTGTCCATCCCAGGATGGGCTGTGTGGTCTGTTGAGTGCTGACCAGGACTGGAGGAAAGATGATGGGGCTCTTCAACTGGTGTTTGCTGGGTCTGTCCCTCCAAAGCTGGCACTCAGCCACTGCTTTTTCTCAGAAGCACAGTGGACACCTCTGCAGATTAGCTCTATGGATTGGTCTGGCTAAAAGATGCTTTGATTGGTTTTATATGGCCATTTTAGGATAGCCTCTGTTCCCTCTGCCAAATACGTCACCGTTTCAGATCTGTTCTAGGACCTAGAGGGCATGCCCCAGGATCCCAGTGAGCTGGCTTCCTAGTTCTGTCCACTCTGATGCCCGAATCCCGGGGGTTAGCTGGGTCCTGAAGGTCTGCCTCACTGTACTTTGCTCAGATTTCTAACGCCACCCCATCTCCTTCTTCTCAGATTTACTGGCTCCACATGGTCTATGCTGCTTTGGGGGCCATTTGTTTCACCCTGGTAAGTCCCTGCTGTGCTCTGGAAAGCTGAACTGAGGGGATGGAGGACAGGGGACGGCGAGTGAATTTAGGTGGAACAGAGCCAGAAGCGATCTTTCCTTACTGTCAAGAGTTCCCGTGATTTTCAGGGCACTCCTGCTGTCTTAGTCACACACCTGCTGCTGGAATGCTGGGCAGGGCGAGTTGGAGATGCAGTGTGCCTGCCTGTTTCTGGTGTGGACTGCAGGAGGCAGAGACCACCTATTAGTCTGTTCGTTACCCTAAGCGTGCTTGCTACGTGGCACACAGGCTCCCAGGACAACTCTGCTGACCAAAAAGGAGCTCTAGGCCTCTGGGTACTTACTGGCGCTCACTTCTGGCTTCCCTGTCCCTGCAGTTTCTGGCTTACGACACACAGTTGGTCCTGGGGAACCGGAAGCACACCATCAGCCCAGAGGACTACATCACAGGGGCCCTGCAGATCTACACAGATATCGTCTACATCTTCACCTTTGTGCTGCAGCTGTTGGGAGATCGCAACTGAGGAGCCCCCTATTTCACCCTCGCTGGGCTCTCCCTTCCCTAGAGGGCTGGGCCCTGTGACTGGGGTCTAGGCCTCAGACACTTTTTTCTTCCCCTCAAGTAACATACCCAGTTTCCTTTCTGTCCAGGAGATGGGTAACCTCTCTGGCTGTGGAGGTGTGGGAACCTGTGGTGGGCAGTGGGTGCTGGGACAGTTCAGACCTGTTAGTGGGCTTGGCAGGAAtgaggctgaggatgtgtcttTTGCTCTCTACCCACAATACGGCACCAAACTCTTAGcacttgggtgtgtgtgtgtgtgtgtgtgtgaaaagagCCCATTCTATAACTGAGAGGAAATGTGAACACAGAAGGGACTTTAAGGTGCAGGGGTTCCTCTCCCAATCTGTCACGGGCTTCTAGCCTAGGTAGCTGGAGCCTGTTTCCCTCCTAAACCCAGTAAAGCCAGACAGTATTATCCCCACCTCCTGGACTACAGGCCATTATTCTATACTCCTTAGACTTGGTACCTTTTAGCTCAGAATGGTAGAAGAGATCTGTGCCCAGGGGCCTCAGCACTCTAACCCCATCTTGTTTTTGTAACATGTATGTATTGTTTATCTAGGTTAGGGCTGGGGGGAAGAAGAGATGAGCAAAGTACAGGGGCTAATACAAAGAGCATCTCCTCTGAGCTCCCTCCAGGCTTGGATGGTGTGAGAGAGCAGGCCATTTGGAGCCTTCTGGTCCCCATTCTCCAAAGTTGCCTGGGACTTCCCTGGGTGCTTCTGAGGTCTTTTACTTTCTCTGCTCAGGCAGGTAGAGCAGAAAGTGAGGGACAAGAGTCAGTAAACAGAGTAGTTTGTATGATCACGAGTGTGGCATAGAAGTAGCCAGGGTGAGGAGATGGGTGGAGGCTTGGAAAATGCCTTGGGGCCTCCAGAGCCAGTTTGAGAAATACTAAAACCCACCTCAGTGCCCAAGGAAACTTCAGTGCTCTTCCTTCTGCTAACAGGAAGGGCCCTGAGGGCAAGGTGATTGCCTCTCTCAGCCTGCTCTGAACTCCCACTGGGGGGCTTTTCGACTTCAGACCACCTCTCTAGTCAGCCACTGCTTTCTTTGTAATACAAGTGCCTCAAGCTGGAATAGGGAAGGGGACAGGGTCAGTCTATCGGGTAGGGGCGGAAACCACATCAGCCCAAGGATATAATTAGGACTTCTTTATTGAGTACTTGATCCTAAATATATCACACAAAGGGACAcaattataaatgtattaaagTTTTGTTTAGAAGTTAAACCCTGTGTGGCTCTGGTTTTCTTCTTTGGAAGGTGTTGGCTCAGGGAGTGTCTAATTCTGCCCAAAGCATCCATTCACTTCCTACCTCTACATCCTGGCTGGGTCTCTTGCACCTTTCCTAAGGTCACAAATATCCTTTATTGCTGGACTTCCTAGGGAGGGATGTGAGAGGCTGGTGAAGGCTCAACAGTTGGCTGGGGGAAACAGGAACTCAAACTTGCAATAGTGGATTCCAAAGAGACCTCTTGTTACGGGTCCTTTACAAAAGCTCACGAGAGCAATTAACTCTCTTCCCCACAAagctatatgcatatataaaatctTGCAGATGAGGGAGGGAATGGACCAAGGTTCAGAACCTCTGTCTTAAAAATCACTAGTCCAATCTCTTGAGCCCCAGAGAAGTTGAGTCATTTGGACTGGCTAAGGGTACTGCTTGTTTGCCTCCACACCCTTAATGCCGCCTTTGAttctctttattatttgtttcaagGCTGAGTGGGACCCCACCCTCCTGGCCCGCAGCTCTGAGGAATTCATCCCCAGGGCCTGAGCCTAGGCTTGTGGTGATTAAGCCTCTGTGGTGGCCCTGCCACCCAGCCAGGAACAAGCTCTTCTGTGAAAGGGAGCATACCTGAGTAACCAGCCCCACCCTCTTCCCCTCCACTCCCAAGGGACTCAAACCCAAACCTACTTCCTTTCCACTGAATAAATTTATTTGCTTTCAGCTGGCTCCTCGGtgtgggaggggctgggattggcAGCAGTCTGGCTCCATGCGCCCTCTGGTGGACCTCACAGGCCAATGACCAGAATCAGCCAAACTGCAGGGTTTCAGTCAAAATACAGTCTAGAGGGTTGCTGCAGTGCTCCTCAGGCCTGTACCCCAGAACCAACTTCAGGGGATGGGGCATGTTGGGAGGAAGCCCTGAACCTCTGGCTCTCATACTCGCCCGTGTTGGACGCCCGCATGTTCTGCCGAGCCTTCATCTGCTTCAAACGGTTCTTGTCCACTTCCCGCTTGGTGAGGATGAAGAGTAGGATACCACAGGGGAAGCCGATGGCCCTAAGGGTAGGGAGATGTGCACGGGGTTTGGGCAGGGGCCAGGCCTGAGCCAGAGCTGGGGGGTATGGGGGGATCATTCCATCTTTTCAATTGCACGAATGCTGCAATGCCTCTTGTGTCTACTTGTCCCCTCTGCTGGCTGCTAGAGGGACCCACATAAATCAGATCCTGTTGCTGCCCTGCTTAAGACCCCATAACAACTTTCCATCACTTCCTGGATAAGTCCAGACTCCTGGGCATGGCAGAAAATGCCCAGCTCTTCACTCCTTTCCCCTGTGGCACAACACTCATAAGCATGAACCCTGCACTCCTGCTTCAGGGCCTGTACATGATTCTCTAGGCAGACCAGCCTCTTTCTCTGAGTCCTAGCAAGTTTCTCTCTACTTAAACTCCACAACTCCTCCCAGGCTTCCTCTCTCTGGttactctactactgaggtacgactccagcccctccctttccttctctgagtAACTGCGACTAGGGGGCGCCTTGGTGTGGGGGAAAGAGCATGGAGTCACAAGACCCGGGTGAGAATTCcagctctgagcctcagttccttcctctgtgaaatgggggtgTAATATTTACctcagaaaaactaaaacattaCATGGTAAAGTACTATCAAACCTCAAGAGGTGAAAAAGTGTTAATTTcccctatttttcttttgattgataGTATGACCTAAGATCAGAATCACAGCCAAATAACATACAGAACAACTTGTAGTTACTATACAAATAATACATGATTTCAACTAATTACTAGGATTTGGGTCTTTCCCCAAGCTCCCAAAAGGGAGGATGAGGCTAGGGACCCAAGTTCAAATCATCTCAGCTCAGCTAACGCCACAGAAAACCCACTGTCTCCACAATTCCACATACTTTCCCACCTCTCCTGACCCACTCCTCTGAGATTCCATTCTTGGAACCCAACAATTCTGTTCCTATAACCTTGGATTCAGCTCACCACTTGAAACTTAAAAGTTATTTCTGGGTCCTATCCTCCCCTGGATGCACTCCCCATGGGTGGGCAAAGAGGTAGTTAACACTCACCAGGCTAGTCCCACAGCTTTCATGGGGTTCTTGCCCCTCTTTCTGGGAATGTATTCCAGCTCAGGGGAGAGGGGCTCAGGCTCCTCCTTGCACTCTGGGGAGCTGTGGCTCTGCAGTGCTCTGGTTCTGTTCTGAGAAGCCTTGTTAGCAGTGGCTCCTGAGAGGATTCCTGTGGATGGAGGTAAGGAAGGTCAGCACAGGGATGAAGAGGGAGCTCCGGGAAGGTGGGTACAGGGTGGGAAGGGGCGGTTGAGATCTGAGTTTGGAGTAACAAGTGCTAGGGAGAATCCAAAAGTAAATGGGAAAACTGCAACTGAGGTGGGACCTTTGGAAGCCACTTTCACGTCACTGCGGGTTCATCACCCTGGTGCCAGGAGAGCGAGCTTCACTATTCTTCATTTCCGACGACAGGATGGGAAGGACTGCAAAGGGACTCACAGGATTCGTATGATGGAAATCCGGGGAAAGGTTTTAAAACT
This region includes:
- the Tmbim1 gene encoding protein lifeguard 3, with product MSNPTAPPPYEDRNPLYPGPPPPGGYGQPSVLPGGYPAYPAYPQPGYGHPAGYPQPMPPIHPMPMNYGPGYDGEERAVSDSFGPGEWDDRKVRHTFIRKVYTIISVQLLITVAIIAIFTFVEPVGQFVRKNVAVYYVSYAVFIVTYLTLACCQGPRRRFPWNIILLALFTFAMGFMTGTISSMYQTKAVIIAMIITAVVSISVTIFCFQTKVDFTSCTGLFCVLGIVLMVTGIVTSIVLYFKYIYWLHMVYAALGAICFTLFLAYDTQLVLGNRKHTISPEDYITGALQIYTDIVYIFTFVLQLLGDRN
- the LOC114097704 gene encoding probable hydrolase PNKD — encoded protein: MAAVVAATALKGRGARNARVLRGILSGATANKASQNRTRALQSHSSPECKEEPEPLSPELEYIPRKRGKNPMKAVGLAWAIGFPCGILLFILTKREVDKNRLKQMKARQNMRASNTGEYESQRFRASSQHAPSPEVGSGVQA